tttgatgtagtctcatgtgtttatttttgcttcagtTGTTTGTGCTCTCGGTGTcatgtctatttttatttcttacaactgaaTGTGCATCTacaattaattcaaaataaaaagtatacttaaaatagaaaagaaataaatggggcTAATCTAAATTAAGATGTTCCGAAGACACAAACTACATCCTGGGTTTCAAAGATTTAGTACTCacctcaccccccaaaaaaaggtgttaacatgtctccttttttatattgaatacatgcaaaaatgataatattttggatatattgtgTTAGAGAAAATAgattattaaaattgattttatctgtttctttttacttttttaatgtggttATTAGGAAATTTCAAATTACATACATGACTGCATATTATTTATATTGGACAGCACTGTTCTGGGTGATTCCCCATCCGTTGGACTCACTCCTTGCCACCTGTGTTTTCCCAGGTGAGACCCCAGGCATCATGGAGCAGAGACAAGCCATCCCTATTGTGCCCTGTATGGATTTCTGTCTCATAGAATTTGTGAGTAGAATAAAATAGTTGTTATTTTATACCATTAAGGTTTGGGTGATtggttacacagcaatagatgaTGGGAGCAACCCTTCCTTTTCCAATAGTGGGTCACAGGTATAATTTCCTGGCAGTTTTGCTTTGCTCATGCGTATGTGTTGTGTTCTTGCAGGTGTTCCACATCACAGGATCAGAGGAGCCCCACGGAGGAAGTTAGGGTTATGAAGGACAGGCTGAAGCAAGACACCTGCAGGAAGCTTATGTAAATGTAAAAGAGTGATGACTGAGCATGTGGATGAGGTAAGGAGTAGGGTCAAAAGATATGAATGATACAGTCCATCCCTTGCTTCCCTCCCATATGTTTGTGCCTTTGTTTTGTCAAATCCATTAGAAAGCCTCCTTCAGATGGTTTTATTAGTTCTTTCAGGTTAAATGGAACCCTATACTAGTGCATCATCCTTGTCCCCATCCTTCCCTGGAACCTAGCAGAGCCTAATCCAACTTAATCCAGCAAAGCCTAATGTTGCAGGGATGGGAACCACAAATAGATCAAGGGGAATCATGGAGAGAGGGACCAATCCTACATTAATTCCTTGGTTCCTATATGTTCTAGTTACTGGGGCCATGGCATCATCTATCGCAGtaggtctcaaccttcctaatgccacaaccctttaatacagttcctcatgttgtggtgaccaccaaccataaaattatttttgttgcaacttcataactataattttgctactgttatgaatcattatgtaaatatgtgatatgcaggttatattttcattgttacaaattgaacataattaaagcatagtgatcaatgacaaaaacaatatataattatacatgtgttttctgatggtcttaggggacccctgtgaaagggtggttcgaccaccaaaagggtcgcgactcacaggttgagaaccgctgatctatgggCTTTTAGTTTAGTGCATATATTGCATTGTGGAGAGTCTCAATCCTGAAGTTTGTTGTCTTCTTAGCTAAATTATTCATACCACACCATTTTCTTGGTCTGGCTTCTTCTGGGTGATTAAATACATAGTTATACCAGTGGATCCCATATGCCCACTGATTCATCTCATTTGCTATGAAATGGAACATTTGCCTGAGGCAGTGTTGTGCAAACACCATACTATCCGTAAATCTGACCAGCTGGCAGAGGCACTGAGGTTGGATTGTTCTTTCTTCCAGGATCGTTTTCTCAAGATACTCAACATGTCTCTCTTTGAGGGGAGGGGCCTTATTGAGACTTGACATCTCTGCTGCTGGGTGGTTAGACATTCAGTAGTGGCAATAGTTAAGTTGGCCTTGATGAGAGAAATCCCATACTGTTGGGACCGTGTGTAGCCTCCATCCTTGTCACTAAAGTGTCTCTGCACAAGCTCATTGCATTTAGCACTGTTGTGGCTGAGGAAAGAGGCTGACTGACATCCACGGGACAAGTCACAGATTTCCTCCTTCGCTGTAATGCTCTCCACTTCAGTCGTGAGTGCTTGTTCAGTACTTCTAGGTTGCACATGCCCGAGTATTGAGCAGATTCCTGTAGGCATTCTACATCTCAGCATCAGAGAATCTCTGATACAGGAAAAGAGGGGTATGCATGATGGCCAAAGTAAAGTGCCTTCAGATGATATCTACATGGAGCTGGACAAACTGTGTGCAGAACTTGCTGAGGTGGTGGCCAGAGTAAGAGATGGGGCTGAAAGAATGGAAGTGGTATACAGAGGTGTCTGACACAGCACTGAATACTTGCTTattcagtgaaagaaaaaaatgaaggaacaAATGTCTGATTTCACAATATACTTACTGccatttcttgacttccccaatgtagaaaacattttgaaagtgTTTTTGTGTACTTcctgagtcttttaaaaaaataaatctttattgttcagattgttacagctgttcctctttttccccccatagctcccctccacccagttcccacctcagTCTCTTcctttacccccctcccccactgtcctcatccataggtgtacgatttttggcCAGAATTTTCCGGCACCaaccacactcccttccccctgagaactgtcagtccactccctttctatggccctgattctattccattcaccagtttattctgttcgtcagatgttttattcacttgatttttagattcacttgttgatagatatatatttgttgtcactttgttgttcataatttttatccttacctttttcttcttcttcctcttcttaaagaatacccttcagcatttcatataatactggtttggcagtgatgaactcctttagctcttgcttttctgtgaagctctttatctgaacttaaattctaaatgatagcttttctgggtagagtaatcttggttgtaggttcttgctattgatcactttgaatatttcttgccactcccttctggcctgcatagtttctgttgagaaatcagctgacattcgtacaggtactcccttgtaggtaactaactgtttttctcttgctgcttttaagattctctcttgtcttttgcccttggcattttaattatgttgtgtcttgatgtggtcttGTTTAGAttacttttgtttggggttctctgcacttcctggacttgtaagtctttttctttcaccaggtaggggaagttttctgtcattatttcttcagtaggttttcaatatcttgctctctctcttcttctagcacccctataatttggatgttggtactcttgaagttgcTCCAGAGGCTGCTTGCACTATcgtcatatttttgtattcttttttccttttgcttttctggttgggtgttttttgcttctttgtatttcaaatctttgacttaattcttgggttcctctagtctgctgttggatctctgtatattattctttatttcagtcagtgtatgcttaatttctaattggtactttttcatttctttgaaggtctcactatatttctcagaggtttctagaatattcttggGTAACCtaataactgtggttttgaactctgtatccactagtttgctttcctccatttctttaacttgtgacctgtttctttgtctccacattttggctgcttccctgtgttgatagagtggctttgtgtgctaggtgtcctatagggcccagtggttcagcctccccaattaccggaggtggacactcttagtgcacccctttgtgggctgtgtgcacagtcttgttgtagttaagccttgattgctgttggtattactgggaggaactgacctccaggtcagttggctgtgaggaccagttgtgtctccaatgggagaacttctgtgctggagacacccttaagGGTcagggcttgcttcagtggggctttggcactcactgagtctgccccctgagtgtgtctgttatggatgtgaagagatgtaatctggatggtctcactctgaccactgggtagactgcTTCTTGGATCtacaaggaggtgcaaagtcagccactgcctgatgccacccagcaggagctacagagagatcagcagattcctcctctttgtttggggtttggaggtgcccagatgaggcgcaGCTGTGAAGTATTCAGACTGCTGcggagccttaggccttcttttagaagctctggggttctctgacccagctacagtttaacaggtttttaggtggagaaaggccaggccattcgatgcaaaagcctctgtgcacagcttgggaagggttgtaaattgggtggggcgagttctcagggaatcaccagggcggagcaaactgCAATGGCTGCTAGTCTGCTTTGCCTCGGAGAGGTCCTGGGGTCTGTGTCGTGTGACCCATTCAGGAACAATGAACGCGGCAGGAACCTCTGCAAGAGAGCCTCCCTCACATTCCAGCCTGGtgccagacagtacagtttctctctgtatgagtctgggtgcCCAAATTCTTGCCcggaactggatttcagagcagtcaggagcttgtatctccctcccgattgaaaaagacaacagcgtacccagctgccagctTCTTTCgcgcacctctgtacctctgcacttccacacttctgcacctcctacccgactcaatgtgcttttctctttctttctagtttcagaatttccactcagccagccttcccgtggttctggatcatatttgttttgtctttttaatgttttgtagttttaatgtggttgtgcacggcagcaagttcaggtgtttacctatgccgccatcttggttgtctcctCATCCATTGTTTCTGTCATTTCTGAGTGCCTACTGCGGACCAAGCACTGCTCTAGGTGCGAGGAATACAATGGTAGTCAGACACGAAGCTCCCTGCCTTCGCCCAGCTTACAGCCCAGTGGGGGAGACAAACAACAAATGAACTAACATATGTCATTGCTGACAGGTGCCATGAAGACAAATAAAGCAGGCTAAGGAGACAAACTGGAATGTGGGTGCTGCTTTAGATGGGGTGCGAGGGGGGTCAGAGAAGGCTTATCTGACAAGGTGACATGCAAACAGAGATCAGAGTTCCATGAGACAGGCAGCCACATGGACATCCAGGGAAGAGCACTCTAGGCTGAAAGGATAGcgagtgcaaaggtcctggggcagggagcatgTTTGGCAGGTTCCTAGAATAGCAAGGAAGCTGATACAGCTGGAATGGGAGGGTAGGTGAGAAGCCCCTGGTCTTTAGAACTCATCTTGCACATCCTTTGATCTGAGAAGCCACCACCATCAGTCCCATGCTGGCAGAGGAACCCTGAGCTGCTCTGTCATCACCTGGCCATTGGTGTGTATCATTAACATGTGTGGACCACAATCACTGCATGAACAGCACAGCCCACTCGGGCTCATTAATACTATTGGTTTCTTCCCCTTGAAGCCGTGAACTCCTCAAGTATAGAAACGGGTCTTCTGCATCCAGGTCCCCAGCGCCTGGCTCTGCAATCTCAAGTAGAGAGCATCATCTTTAAGCAGCCAGAGTCTTTCCCAGCCAAGAGGTCACCTGAGATGTGCAGGTGAGTTCCCCAGGGAGCCACCAGCAGTGAGATTCACAGACAAGACCTCCTGAAATCCAAGGGCATCGCTCCGTCGCCGCCAGGGGTGGGAATGCTGCCGGGAATGAACTTTTGATTGATGCTCTATATACTATTGATTAGGCCGCAAACTTTGTGCACTTACATGTTAACTGTAGATTTTTGTCCAGCACAgatgcaaatgtgtgtgtgtttttttttttcggtAGAAAAGATAATTGCAAAAGTTACAGTTATATTGCAATATtgaatattactttatttttctctaagttAACCAAATTTCAGAATGCCACCCCTAACTAACTGTATAAATCTTTGCTCCTCAGATGATAATAGACTCAGTTTTATGGTTCCCTAAATAATAGGTTAGGTACATATTTGACATATACGCGATCTGTCAAATTTGAAtgagtcatgtttttttttaaaataaattttattgattttttagagagaagaagggagagggatagagttagagacatcgatgagagagatcaaccagctgcctcctgcacaccccccagtggggatgtgcccgcaaccaagttacatacccttgaccgtaatcaaacctgggacccttgagtccgcaggccgacgctctatccactgagccaaatctgttCGGCTGAATGAGTCAtgtttgtaaaatttttatttattttttaaattcttactattttttcccattgacagtggaaaggaggtgaggagggaagagagatgagagagagagagagagcgagagagagagagagatagagacaaacatcaatatgagagagatgcATCGACTCATTGCCACCCACATGTGCGCCATCAGCATGAGGATCAGACCTGCAAAACAGGTACTGTTGTTGACTGGAAGTTAAAACTAAGACCCTTTGTTGTGAGGGCCTACATTCTAACCAtcgagcaacactggccagggctgaatggGTCACGTTTTTAGCTTCTTAAAAAATGATAATCTGATGtctcattttgaaaaacacaaatCCAAAGTCCAGCAATTCCTGCATTGCGTTTTTCTCTCAAAGGTCAAGTGACATTAAATTGGATacgttttattttgtatttatttatttatatatttattttaatatatttttatgatttcagagtgtaagggagagggagagagatttagaaacattaatgatgagaaagaatcattgattggctgcctcctgcacacctcacactggtgatcaagcccacaacccgggcatgtgcccttgaccggaatcaaaccctgaacccttcagtccacaggccgatgctctatccactgagccaaaccagctagggctgaacacATTTTATTAATACACAGCTTTTATAACCAGAATAGAACAGTAATTcttgcttttgaaaaaataattcagtcCAAGAAGCTTCCAGGAGGTGAGGAAAGAGAGAATGGAGATGGGTGGCTGGGACCTAGTATCCCTTCTTATCAGTCAACAATTTGCTCAGTAGCTCAAATGAATCCTGCTCACGTTCCTCCAAAGCCAGATCTTGCTTCAGTTTCGTTACACAATCCTGAACTTCCGCTTTATTGGGGTTGGCACAGATACGCTGCCCCCTTTTGGTTTTGAAGCTGGGGAACAAGGTGGAGAAAGGTTACACATTGAGGATGGTTCTGCAAATAGAGATGGGGAGCCCCCTCTTCCTGGCCCTTCAGATTCTCCACTCAGCCCAGCTTGTTCCTTTCTCTACTGCAGGCACTCAGGGTGTCTCCTCTCTGAGACGCTCCCTCAGCCTGTGAGACTTCCTTAGTGACTCATGGGAGTTTCCTGGTGCAGACCTGctcctgctctctccttcctttcctagcTTCCATCTTCAATGGGAACATCTCATATCTGATGCTCTGCAGGATCAGGATAAGAATGAGGACACAGCCTCCCTTGACCTTGAAGGACCCAGAGGATGTGACTTTTATGGGCATCCATCCATCATCAGGTCCCTCCTCCCAAGATATGGCTGGCATGCTTGGCACTTACATGACAGCAGGCTGGGAGCACCCACTGGTCATTACAAAGTAACTTCCCATGAATCTGCATCGGATTTTTCGTGGTGTATAGAACGGGCAGCAGTCAGGAGGACGGTGAACGCCTATAGTAAGAGAAAAGGCAGTCTTTAGAAAAGCctatttcctttcctccttccctccaaagTACTGGGGAGGGTGAGCAGGCACAGGGCTCAAAGGGCGTGTTTTCCTCCTCAACAGCATTTGCTGGCATCTCCTTGCTTCACACTTCCCCGGGTTGAGTTGTGTCTGAGGCACCCAGGCCAAGGACACAACAGGGCCAGGACCGTTTCTCCCAGAAGTGGAAGGGTttgatgcatgcaggaggcatcagaGAGCACCCTTCCTGGTAGGTGAGCCTTGTCCAGgacaggcaggaggaagaggtcaTCTATGGAGGAGGGACCCATGGCCCAATCTGAGCTTCCCTGTAGATGTTCACCATCCTCAGCaccctttctctttccccatgTCCTCTAAACAAGGTGAATGAAGCCGCGGAGCAGATCTGTACCCGCCagctgcttttaaatatataccaCAACTAAACAtttaccttctttaaaaaaacacacgtattttcattgatttttagaaagagaggaaggaagagggatagatagaaactttgatgagaggGACTGTGCACAgcctctactggggatttagtctgtaacctgggcatgtgccctgacccagaattgaaccagtgacctaaTGATTTCTGGGTCAATGCCCAACTGCTGTCTTAGACTGGCCAGGCTCCTTTACCGGGTGAGGGCCCTCTGGGATCCAACTGATGCATCACCATGCTTGGTTCTGTTTGGGAGAAACCgacaagaaggaaagagaagtcaCTGGGAGACAGCAGTGTCTCAGTATCTCCACCTACCCCATTTCTCAGCCTTACCCCCTTtcccagactgggaatcgaacccatgactattctgtccaagggccgatgctctaaccattgagaaaaccagccagggctatattaCCTTTGTAAAACCTGAAAGATTCTGCATTCCAAAAtacatctagatcagtggttcccaactttTTTTTGACCATGcaccacctaagcatctctaaaatcctgatgctagGGTTATCAAGGTGATTCAATGTATTACTACTATCTATAGACAATTAGAGCAGTGCCTGCTTGGACATAGACAGTGCTAGatactagtttttaaaatagattgaATGATGAGGTGGACTTAGGTGAGTCACTTGTCCAGATTGTCCCATTTCTTCTTCAAAATGATAGTTTCACTCTACATGGTATATAATAGTTCTAGCGTAGGGTTCTATGCTTCTTTCTCCAGATTTATAATTTTAGTACAGTTCTTTTGATCTTCTACATATGGTCCTATATCAGCTAAGCGAAAGTATCAAATAATTCTGGCCATGAAAAGGGAGAGAATtgtttccccaagtgggacatatCTTCTGTATGTGGTTTTTCCCATGGACCAAAAGCTGCAGAAAAAGGTCTATAGCTACTGCTACTGCTTTTAAACAAGTGCCAGATTCACCTCTATGTTGCAGGAGACTGTCCCTCTGTGTATCCTCCCTAACTGCAAGTTACCGTTCAGTTGGTCCCCAGTGAGAAGGCTCATTCAACTCACCATCATCCCAGGATTCATGGGCCAGGGATCCATGAGCAGAGTATCTGAGGGTAGAGGCAAggatgaggaaggagagagcagctGCAGAGACCTTCATCTCTCCTGTGCAGACAGTGCTGGCCTGAGGATCCTGTGCTCTTTGCTCCCTGATTACCTGGACCCAGCTCCGCCCTTATATTTATAAGAGGAGGATCAGGAAGTCACAGGGCAGAAGAATGCTATTCTTTGGCTATACCATCAACAACATGATATTTCTAAAAAAGGGAACAAGCCTGGGAATGCAATAGGAAGTTAAGGGAACAATGATTTGGGGCTTTCCCTACTGCCCAATGGATATAGGCAAAAGTGTCAAAATTGGTGACAAGGACCTTAGCCAAGACAGGAATCACatcctatgccagtgatggcgaacctatgacacgcgtgtcagaggtgacatgcgaactcatttttttggttgatttttctttcttcaatggcatttaaatatataaaataaatatcaaaaatataagtctttgttttagtatggttgcaaatatcaaaaaatttctatatgtgacacggcaccagagttcagttagggtttttcaaaatgctgacgcgccgagctcaaaaggttccctaTCACTGAGTCCTATGCGGATCATGAAAGTCCTATAGGAAGAATGTTAATGATTTACTGAGCTCTGTGGTTAAAACAGCCTCGCCCCTTaacttccccttcctctctgtaaaggaaCTCCTTTCTCTTTGTAAAGGTCATGTATGAATATACTAGAGTGCAATCTTTACTTATTCCCAACTCCTTTTTGCAGAAAGAATACTTAGTTGACTTTTTATTTAGTCAACAAGAGTGACCTATTTTATTAAAGATCCTTCCTTAGGAGATTTGGTTAATCTTCTAAATCAGCGTTTTTCCCTCAGGAATTAACTACATTCAAGTGCACCAAGAGCCTATTATCAGGGGTGATCACTAGAAGGAATGCTCTAATGCAATGCTTTTCAACCTTCCAAATGCCCCAAATCTTTAATGCAGTTAGTGCCTCATGTTGTGAagaaccataatattatttttgttgctacttcataaatgcaattttgctactgttatgaatcgtaatgtaaatatctgatttgcagaatgtatttaggcgacctctgtgaaagggtcgttcgaaccccaaaggggtcgcgacccataggttgagaaccgctgctctactgtGTAAACCTGGTTGTTTGACTCCTCACCTAGAATCTTTACCCTGAACTCCTCTCTTTGTTTCATATCCCACATCCAGTCCATTAACAAATATGTTGgcttttctttggaaaatatgtCCAGCATCTTATTCCTTACCACCTCTACTCTCTCCACCTGGTCCAAGCCATCCTTGTCTCTCACTGAGATTCTGTCCTTGACCCTCTTTAGTTCATTCTGCACATTGCAGCCACAGTGACTTTGTTAAAAAGGAAGTTAGATCAATTCAATCCTGTTTGAAACCCTTCaatggccttttaaaaatataggtatttttattgatttcagagaggaagggaaggggagatagaaccatcaatgatgagagagaataattgattggctgcctccagcacgtccCCTTCCCTCCGGAATTGAAcatgaaacccaggcatgtgcccggacagggaatctaaccatgacctcctggctcataggtcaacactcagccactgagccacattggctggacGTCCAATGGCTTTTAAATTCCACTCAGTGTAAAGCCCGATTCTTATACTGAATTATAAGCCCCTGTGTGATCTGATCCCTGTTTGCTCTCTATTATAAGCTCCTATGTGATCTGGCCCCTGTTGGCTCTCTGTTTCCATGTCCTACTACTCCCCCTCACTCACTCTGCTTCAGTTATGCAGGCTGACCCAGatttctgttccctctgcttaGACCACTTTTCCCTCAAATATCTGTATTACTTTGTCTCTAACCTCCTCTAAAGTTATCTTTTCATTAAGTCTTTCTGGGACCTCTAAAATTATAATCTCCCCCTGcccaaatttcatttttctcctatTTACTTAACACTTAACATACTGCATGTTTTACCTCAAaatcttttaatatttgtatCTTCTAGAACATAaactccatgagagcagggattTTTGCATCTTTGTTTATTGTGGTTTCCCTGGTGACTAGCATATGGTAGGGTCTTAGTCTAGGTTCTTCTGAAAGCAGAGCATGAGCACTAGTTAAATTGGGAAGAGTTCCTAAGAGCAGGAGTGAGGAACTCAGCCAATTGTGGGGATTGGTTCTTGATTCTATTGAGATTTTTGAAGAGCCTTATAAATGCatctcagaatatttttttaaattaaattaaattaaaattattttattgcttaaagtattacaaagggtattacatatgtgtcctttttttccccccgcccttgacaatcccctggcctcccctatcccccagtgtcttatgtccattggttatgcttatatgcatgcatacaagtcctttagttgatctcttaaccccctccctcctgccccccaaccctccccggccttcccgctgcagtttgacaatctgtttgaggcagctctgcctctgtatctattattgttcataagtttataatggtctttattatccatgaatgagtgagattatgtggtatttttccttcattgactggcttatttcg
The genomic region above belongs to Myotis daubentonii chromosome 16, mMyoDau2.1, whole genome shotgun sequence and contains:
- the LOC132218432 gene encoding C-C motif chemokine 15-like, with product MKVSAAALSFLILASTLRYSAHGSLAHESWDDEPSMVMHQLDPRGPSPGVHRPPDCCPFYTPRKIRCRFMGSYFVMTSGCSQPAVIFKTKRGQRICANPNKAEVQDCVTKLKQDLALEEREQDSFELLSKLLTDKKGY